A segment of the Marmota flaviventris isolate mMarFla1 chromosome 2, mMarFla1.hap1, whole genome shotgun sequence genome:
CCAGGAGCCTCATTTCCCAGCCTTACACGTTGGCAGGCAAGGGTAGGCTGGGTCCAGGGGAGCAGGAGCTCGGCACTTGTCAAAACACAGCCTCCAGAAGTGTGAAGGCCCCATCCCAGTGGGAGGGCGTGTGGGCCTTGCCGCCTGGAGAACTCATTAACTGGGGCAGCTCCCAAATGAACCAACCGGAGAGGCTGGCCACGATAAGGAGATCAAAGGGGAGAGGGACAGGCTTGGGGACAGTGAAGAGGGAGGGCGGCTGATGGCTACTCTGTTGGGGTCCCTGTCCCCCCCACGTGGCTCCAGCAGGCCTGGAGACCACAGCCTACACCAGCTGGGCCCCTGTGGGGGCTTCCCAGAGACCAGGGGAAACAGGTGAGGGAGGGGCTCCACGTGGCATTTCCAAATTGTCAGCCTCAAGGCTGAAGATCCAGGGATGGGGTTGGGGCTGGAGCCCTCCCATCTGCCTGCCTTTCCCAACCTGCTGTCCCACCGCCTCTCCAGCCATCTTGGTAGGTTGTTTCCTTCATCCTTGTCCCTTGTCTTTTTAATCCTCCTCAGCCTTGACACCAGAGGTCTTCTCATGTTCCACTCATGGTGTCCTCTCCTGCTTTAAATCTCTCCATGGCTCCATATCCAGGATTAATGTTAACTATTAGGTTTCAGATGAGGAATCTTAAGTATTAtgttttcaacataaaaaaatgcaCCTCCCACACATATGGTCTCTTTTCCAAATATGTACAGTTGATTTTGtgcttaataaaatacaaattcatGTAAAAGCATTGTTGACAAAAAGCTAGTTAAGACAGTTTCCTCTGGGGCAGGCCATTGGAAACTGCAAAGGCAGTCTAATAAAGAGACTTGTTATGCCCTCTGTACCTAGTGATATGactatatacacatattatattCTTACATAAACATAAACAATAAAACATGAGTGCTGGGCCACTCTGAATTTTCTCAATTATTGGCCATAATAATTGAGGGGGGTACATTCAGAGGATTGGCAGTCCTTGAATAACAGGGTGCTCAGAGCCTACGGAGATCTCACCTCTCAAGCCCACGTGGTCTTTTCTCTGcaccccctcccaccccagcacaCCACACACTGCCAATTCCCAGCTGCCTATTCCCTCAGCCTAGTGTCATCCAAGAGGCCCAATCTCTGGGTTCCAGAGCCAGGTTTTGATCAGAGACCCAGGAAGACATCCATCTGCCAGGATCCACAAAGGGTAGACCCTGCTGACAGCTGCAAGCTAAAGAGGGGCCTCCTGGACCAGGCACTCCTAGGAAGTGGATGGGCCTCAGAACTGTGCAGAGGGAGTGGACTCTTGCCTTCTTCCTCCCCAAGGGAGGTTGATACTGTTTCTCCTCCATGTGGTTGTGGGCCTGAGCATTCTGTGCCTGCTGTGACAGACCGCTGGGGAGGGATGTAGAAGATACCAAGGGTAACAGGAGACAGAGAGACAAGGGGAGGGGATGGTGTCCACAGAGATGCCCAGGAAATAGGCATCAAGCCACTTGACCTTCATTGCTACAGTCTAGTTTGCCCATCTGTCTCATGGAACTGGAAGCCATAGAGGATGCAAAGCATCAGACCCTAGATACCATTCCTCTTAAAGGAACAGGCAAAGACATATTGTCAGACACCAGGTACTAACTAGGTGGAGAGTAGATAGCCATGCATGAAGTACTATAGGACAAGTGTGCAAACTCAACCCATAGGGACAGATGGGCAAGGTAGATCCTTGGAGACTTTTTATGTGGGCAATCATTCTTACTATATGTAAATAcggaaggttttattttttcccctccaaatttatttaatttaataaaataaatttaataaatttattaaatttattttcctttccttctagaCTCTCCACTCCACCAAAACAATGTTGAAGTGGTGTTGTAAGAGCAGACACTGTTCCCCATATTAGGGAGAAAGATTTCAGTCTTTCACTATTTAGTACAATGCTATGTGTAGGTTCTTTGTAGATgccttttttaaaacatgttttttttagttgttgacagacctttatttatttatatatggtactgagactcaaacccagtgcctcacacatgccaggcaagtgcactactgagAAGCCACAGCTCTAGCCCCCTGTAGATCCCTTTTATCAGGCTGAGGAAGTTCCTCTCCATCCCTAGTTTGCTGGAATGTTTTATTACAAAGgggtattgaattttgtcaaatgctttttctgcaccaTTTCCATTCGCGTTTCATTGGCAAACCCATCATACCTCCTCCAAAGCGGCAGAACATCAGCAAAATAGGACAGTGGTGGCGGTGGCGCTGTGGCAACTGACCAAGCTCCTGATCCTGCCAGGCTGGGGTGTCCTGGGGGAAGGGGCAGCAGGCTCACCCCTTCTCTACTCAAATGGTCCTGCAACCTCCCCTGATTCTGCCAGCTTGCTGGGTTTGCTTGCAGTTGCTTCTTCAAAGTGCCCCTATGAAGGGACAGCCACCTAGGGACAGCCACCACCAAGGGACAGCCATCCAGGTCCAGCCTGTCTCTGAGGAGGAAGAGAGTACAGTTATCCCCACCTCCGGAGGAAATCAGGGCCCCACTTCTCTTGGTCCCTACTTTATTCCACAGTCCGCTGGTGCATCCTGAGGGGATCCCATTATACAAACTGGAAtcaaaaatgcaagaaaattaagaatttgcACAAGGTCCCCAATAGATGAAGGTGGGCCTCAAACCTAGGAACTGGACTTTCAGTTCTCTGATTCTTCCCCATCCCCTTTCCTTTAATCCGCAGAGAAGGGTTATAGAAGACAACAAGGGCAGCAGGCGATAGAGAGACAAGGGGAGGTGATGGTGTCGGCGGAGATGCCCAGGGAGTGGGCATCAAGCCTATTCAACGCCTCGGGTACCACCAGCCACGGGGCATGTCACAGGCAGGAGGCCCAAGTCAGAGCCCAGGTGGGGTGAACCAGGCACAGTTAAGGGGCAAGCACCTTGGCCCCACTCTCTGCTGGTTCAAAGAGCGGGCCCCGCCCCCTCCAGACCCCAAGCCAGCTTTGATGTGCAGATGCGCTGGAAGGGGCCACTTCACACCTCAGGCTTGGGATAAAGCTGCCGCCAGCCCCAGACGCGCCTCCGCCGTCATGGCCCATTCCCTGTGCCCGTCCCTCTCGCTCTCCGAAACCTGGTTAAGGTCCACAGACTGCGCCCCTGCCCGGCCGCTGCCGCCTTCTGACAGGGGCAGCGGCTGTTCCCCTGCCTCGTCCCCGGACTCGTGGGGCAGCGCCCCGGAGGGCAGTCCCGTGCCAAGCCCAGCCCGCCCGTGCGTCCGCCCGTGCGTCCGCTCGGCCCCGCGCGCCCCGACGGCGGGTAGGCGCCTGGGCAGCTGGCAGCGGCGGAGCGCTAGCGAACGCGAGAAGCTGCGCATGCGCACCCTCGCCCGCGCCCTGCACGAGCTGCGCCGCTTTCTGCCGCCGTCCATTGCGCCGGCGGGTCAGACCCTGACCAAGATCGAGACCCTGCGCCTGGCTATTCGCTACATCGACCACCTGTCGGCCATCCTGGGCCTCAGCGAGGACAGCTTGCAGTGCCGGCGCCAGCGGTGCATGGGCGCGGCGTCCCCTCGGGGCTGTATGCTCTGTTCGGACGGCAGCTCCACGCAGGCGCAGACGCGGGATCCTGGACCTCACCCGGACCCTGCCTCCAGCGAGGGACCGTGCTGGGGGTCCCCGCCTGCGTGCCCAGCACCCGGGGCCGCTCCGGAACCGCGCGCCCCGCCAGTTATGTGCGTCGAGGCGACCAGCCCGCAAGGGCAGACAGTGGAGCCGAACCCATCTTCTCCGGTTAGTATCACTTTTCTCGCGAACCCCACCCGACCCGACTGTCCGTGCCACCTGCTCACGCCACCACAGGGACCAGCCACCCTGTCGCACCCTCGCGACAGCCTGGCCTCATCTGCTCGTTCTCAAGAGCAACATCGCGTGTCCTGCGTGTCCAGGCGGCAAGGGGAGGGAGAGGCCAGGCAGGGGACAGGGATCTGTTCCTCGCCAGAAGTTCCCTGACAGTGGACCCCTGAGCGTGGACGCTGTGTTCCACGGCAGGTAATGAGGGCTacattgttctctctctctccctgcagcTCTTTCCCAGCGAAGTGCTGACCCTGCTGGAGAACTGGATGCCCCTCTCAATCCTGGAGTGGCCGCCGGCCTGAGCCTGAGGAGTACAATGACACCGAGTCTTTTTTTGGCCTCAGGACCTTTAAAGAGGACTGTCTCTCCTGGAAGAGGGACCAGCAAATCTGGCATGGCATTCCTGGGGTGGGAGCCTGTCTTCATCTAGGATGAGCCTTCCCAATCCCTCCCTCGAAGGAAGGACTCATAGGGTAGATGATCTAAAGCAGGCAGGAGCTCTGCCtagcatgtatttatttatttgtgaataaACTGTGTTGGTGTCATTTGGCAGTTCTTCTTATGGGTGGACACAAgactccctccctgccctccaaaGAATGATAGAGGAGAGTTGTGAAGGTTTCTTGTTATCTTCGGCCCCTCAGATACACAGGCCCAGACCCCTTCCTCCTTGTGGCCACGCTGGCTCACATCTATTCTGCATGGGTCAGCCTGGAAGGGGTGGAGTGGGGAGCTTCCTACAAGAAAGTGGAAGGAAGTTGGGAACTAGATAAAACCAAAATGCCTCTGGAACAATACAACTCCAGTCTTATGTATGATGCTCCAGTTACTTTACCACATATGCCTCAACTATAATTTTGTAGAAGAATCAATACTCCAACCGAGATAGGACTTGGGAGTTGGAGCTGTCACCCTGGTCGGATTTTGCCAGCTCCATTCATTGCTGCTCTGAGGAGTTATTTCATTGTGCCTGAGTCTTTGTGCTGGAGCTTCCTGATGTGGGACCTAGGATTTTCCCTTCTACCTTTCATGTGGCTTGGGGAAGCAAAATCAATGGGCCAGCCCCAAATTTATGTAACCATGGTTCCTGGAAGCCTAGCTAGGATGAGAGGAGAGGCCCACAGGGTTGCTGATCAGCAACCAGACTCAGTGGGATTCAGATTAGGGAAGCACTGTGGGGGAGAGGAGACCCTGTGGGTGGGTCCAGAGAGCAATCAAGCTTGGGGGGTTTCAATGCAATGTAGCCTTTGCCACTATGAACATCcagtctcccctcctccccttcaaGAGTCTGAAATGCAAGCCTTAATGTTTTTTATGGGCacattattgagatataattcacatccACAAAATTCACCATTAAAGTACAAGATTCAATGGTTTTGGTATATCCATAGAGCTGTGCAACTATCACcactaattttagaatattttcatcacctccAAAAAGAAACTACCCATTAGCCCCACTCCCCATTCATTATCAAtctgcaccaccaccacccccgcccGGCCACCACCAGTCATCCCCTTTCTgtgtggatttgcctattctgaacatttcatatgaAAAAGGTTATACAATGTTGCCTTTTGTGTCAGGCTTATTTTTGAGCAtggtttatccatgttgtcacTGTACCAGAACTTCATTCATAGctgatgccctgggtttgatccccagccgccccaaaacaaaacaaaacaatactaaaaaaaaacaaaaaacactattGATTGCCCAATAATATCCATTGTGCATTCAATCGTTGTTGAGTTTGCTTTTAAACCAGCTCAGAAACCATTCCTAGCTCTCCAGACTAGGCCAGGAGGGGCAGAAATGCATCTGCTCTGTAGTTCAGGGGTCCCGGCCTAGGTGGGGCTTACTTTGGCTGTAGACAGTGGGATCCAAAGCTGAACCCTATGGAGGTAGGGGGACCTCACACCTCTGCTGGCACCCCCTTTCCTACATCTCCACCCCTCTATCCTGTACTCCTCTCCTAGCACCCTAACTAGGGTGGAGTGGGAAATCTTCCTTTCCCCAGGAGTCCACCCAGTTTAGAAAATCTATTTACATGGCAAAGGCCCAGCGGTTTAGGATAGGGAATTAAAGTTATTAGCAAGTCTTTTCACAGATAAGTGGAGCTCATTGGCCAGCCCCCTTCCCTGCAGAGGGCCTCTCCCCTGACTCTGAGCCCGGGAGCAGCCCACTGTTTATTAGCGCCTGGGTGCTAATTTTCATTAACATGTCCCTGTTAATAGTGGCCTAGACCTAGGATTGGAGATAAGAAAGGGTCACTTCCCACTGCTCTGGTGGCCTCATTCCCCCCTTCCTGGCCCAGCCCTATCTGCACCTGGAGGAAACCCCTTAAGTGAGGACAAGAGTGGCCCGCACCCAGGAAGGTGAGATACCCCAGTTCCAGGGCCATTTTAAGGCTGAGCAACTTAAGGAAGACCGACCTGGCCCCTATAGATACCAAGTAGCATCACTGGGATTGGGACCCAGGTGTGACTACACCGCCCCTGTGTGCTCAACCCCTGCATGCACTGCCTCTGCTGAGTGCCAACTTGTCTCTAGGTAGTGGTTTACCATGATGGGTATTcccgggaaactgaggcagcacaagGCTCCTCCTTCACCCTGGGTTCTTGCAAACAGTTCAGAAAAATTTCAGACACGTTCTTCAGAGTTATAGGCATGAGTTTATTGGAAGAGATCAAGAAGAAAGGGGACACTCTGGAGAGAATGGGTCTTCTCAGAGAGGAGAAAGATGGCATGCCTCTCCTGTCCTCTAGTTTTATGGggatcccagggaagtttccagagagtcctgcccaggtccacctcttgatttttgactgacagcaggatgacctCAGACTTTCAAATCCCTACTGCCATGACAACTTTacgtcactttggcccatgctgactggttctaattggaacttgttCCTACAGATATTATGGTtgggaggaattatccttatctccttGAGTTgtgggatctggtctgtgtaagggtcacaaaagtcacccacttcagggtaacttgtgttcctcTTATCAGCATGATTTcagggcctgcatttctccttcaGATAATAGGTACTTTCCTGAGAAacttaataaattcaataaacGTAAACCAGCAGGGCTGcagataaattactttttaaaggtgaaagcatgggctggggttgtggctcagcggtagagcactcgcctcgcacgtgtgagaccctgggtttgatcctcagcaccacatagaaatgaataagtgaaataaaggtattgtatccaactacaactaaaaaataaatattaaaaaaaagtgggaaagCATGTGgagggtcagcacagtgggcctattttatagaattatccccttaacctcatgttcccaccactcatGTCTGCCTGTCCCCTATCAGTGAGTGGCATCTCAACTCATCGGAATCCCTGGCAGCGGGCCCCAATCTGGAACTGTTTGGGTGTAGGCCCGCTGGGAGGCAGGCAGGCGAATGACAGCATGGCCATGGGGGTGCCTGGCAGGGGCCAGTGGCTCTCTTCTCACTGCTGGCTGACGCCACCTCCTTCCTCCAGAGAGAACTGCTTACACAATCAGAAACAGCAGAAAAACATACAGAGCAACTGTGGGAGCCAGGCTGTGGCTGTAATCTAGCCCCGATTTCAAGTCACTTCAGCTACTGAACCTCCGGTGAAGATGGTAATGTGTGCTTGTCCCAGTCGTGCAGATCAGGAAACAGAAGTACACAAAGTTAGTATTTGGCCATTGGGGTGGGGGACCAACCTAGTCTTTGGAATGGCCCGGAAGGCAACTATGTGCCTCAGGACAGGTGGATGGTACACCCAGAAGGTGGCCAAGCTCACATCCTGTTGTCCTTGGAACAGACCTTG
Coding sequences within it:
- the Mesp1 gene encoding mesoderm posterior protein 1; its protein translation is MAHSLCPSLSLSETWLRSTDCAPARPLPPSDRGSGCSPASSPDSWGSAPEGSPVPSPARPCVRPCVRSAPRAPTAGRRLGSWQRRSASEREKLRMRTLARALHELRRFLPPSIAPAGQTLTKIETLRLAIRYIDHLSAILGLSEDSLQCRRQRCMGAASPRGCMLCSDGSSTQAQTRDPGPHPDPASSEGPCWGSPPACPAPGAAPEPRAPPVMCVEATSPQGQTVEPNPSSPLFPSEVLTLLENWMPLSILEWPPA